A window of Zingiber officinale cultivar Zhangliang chromosome 5A, Zo_v1.1, whole genome shotgun sequence contains these coding sequences:
- the LOC121979975 gene encoding cyclin-dependent kinase inhibitor 3-like, protein MSSPVDPASCLQLRSRRLEKPTRPPPLSARSRAADKNKPTPKAGPSRRIGGKKVIEAMADLSRMDSVGSVVPATRISIQLTAEGGSGIQASFGGNPYELDRNRSERETTPCSLMSNYEALTPGSTILPIDCCAKEQQPSALEMEALFAGPEELQQRSFLEKYNFDVVKDQPLPGRYEWVKLNS, encoded by the exons ATGTCGTCGCCGGTGGACCCCGCCTCCTGCCTCCAACTCCGTAGCCGCCGTCTCGAGAAGCCGACTCGCCCTCCTCCCCTCTCTGCTAGGTCCCGAGCCGCCGACAAGAACAAGCCCACTCCGAAAGCAGGCCCTAGCCGCCGGATAGGCGGCAAGAAGGTAATAGAAGCGATGGCGGACCTCTCTAGGATGGACTCTGTGGGTTCCGTGGTACCAGCGACTCGCATATCCATCCAGCTGACGGCCGAAGGTGGTTCTGGGATCCAAGCTTCTTTTGGtggaaatccttatgagctcgaCAGGAACAG GAGTGAGAGAGAAACCACGCCATGCAGCCTGATGAGTAACTATGAAGCACTAACTCCTGGTTCTACAATTCTGCCTATCGACTGCTGTGCAAAAGAGCAGCAACCATCTGCCCTCGAAATGGAAGCGCTTTTCGCAGGTCCAGAAGAACTCCAACAAAGAAGTTTCTTGGAGAA GTATAACTTCGATGTTGTGAAGGATCAGCCCCTGCCAGGCCGCTATGAATGGGTGAAATTGAACTCCTAG
- the LOC121982614 gene encoding 3-ketoacyl-CoA synthase 12-like, producing MELLLSVVSSILLLFCLLSLVRRAVDRWLCRRCYLLDYVCYKPSDDRKLPTDRCSEVIMRNPRLRLPDYKFLLKVVVNSGISEETYGPRSIIVGRREERPSMADCYEEVDDCAFATLDQLFRRTGIPPSRVDLLVVNVSMFAPAPSLASRIINRYGMRDDVKSFNLAGMGCSASPIAVDLVSNVFRSRKGMVALVFTSESIAPNWYSGSDRSMMLGNCLFRSGGCSFMLTNDGSLRHRAKMRLNCLVRTHIGANDEAYGCAIQKEDDVGRVGFHLGKNLPKAAVRAFTENMQRLAPKVLPIGELALHAVRVLRHRLLKAAAAANSKEPAAGNERVVNFKTGVEHFCLHTGGAAVIDAVGKGLGLNKYDVEPARMTLHRWGNTSASSLWYVLGYMEAKKRLRKKERVMMISFGAGFKCNSCVWEVLRDLDGGDGGVWEDCIGRYPQQTMVNPFLKKFGWVNEE from the exons ATGGAGTTGCTGCTTTCGGTCGTCTCCTCGATCCTCCTCCTTTTCTGCTTGCTCTCGCTTGTCCGGCGGGCGGTGGACCGGTGGCTGTGCCGGCGGTGCTACCTGCTCGACTACGTCTGCTACAAGCCGTCGGACGACCGCAAGCTTCCCACGGACCGGTGCAGCGAGGTGATCATGCGCAACCCGCGGCTGAGGCTGCCGGACTACAAGTTCCTGCTCAAGGTCGTCGTCAACTCCGGCATCAGCGAGGAGACGTATGGCCCGCGCAGCATCATCGTGGGGCGGCGCGAGGAGCGGCCCAGCATGGCGGACTGCTACGAGGAGGTTGACGACTGCGCCTTCGCCACCCTCGACCAGCTCTTCCGGCGCACCGGAATCCCGCCGTCCCGCGTCGACCTCCTCGTCGTTAACGTCTCCATGTTCGCCCCCGCGCCCTCCCTCGCGTCGAGGATCATCAACCGCTACGGGATGCGCGACGACGTCAAGAGCTTTAACCTCGCCGGGATGGGGTGCAGCGCCAGCCCCATCGCCGTCGACCTCGTCAGCAACGTGTTCAGGTCGCGGAAGGGGATGGTGGCGCTGGTCTTCACGTCGGAGTCGATTGCGCCGAACTGGTACTCGGGGAGCGACCGGTCGATGATGCTCGGAAACTGCCTGTTCCGCTCCGGCGGGTGCTCGTTCATGCTCACCAACGACGGGAGCCTGAGGCACCGGGCGAAGATGAGGTTGAACTGCTTGGTGCGGACGCACATCGGGGCCAACGACGAGGCCTACGGCTGCGCCATCCAGAAGGAGGACGACGTCGGCCGCGTCGGATTCCACCTCGGCAAGAACCTTCCCAAGGCGGCGGTGCGGGCCTTCACCGAGAACATGCAGAGGCTGGCGCCCAAG GTGCTGCCGATCGGCGAGCTGGCGCTGCACGCTGTCCGGGTGCTCCGGCACAGGCTACtgaaggcggcggcggcggcgaactCGAAGGAGCCGGCGGCAGGGAACGAGAGGGTGGTGAACTTCAAGACGGGGGTGGAGCACTTCTGCCTGCACACGGGCGGGGCGGCGGTGATCGATGCGGTGGGGAAGGGGCTGGGGCTGAACAAGTACGACGTGGAGCCGGCGAGGATGACGCTGCACCGGTGGGGGAACACGTCGGCGAGCAGCCTGTGGTACGTGCTGGGGTACATGGAGGCGAAGAAGAGgctgaggaagaaggagagagtgATGATGATAAGCTTCGGGGCGGGGTTCAAGTGCAACAGCTGCGTGTGGGAGGTGCTGCGGGACCTCGACGGCGGCGACGGCGGCGTCTGGGAGGACTGCATTGGCCGCTACCCTCAGCAGACCATGGTCAACccgttcttgaagaaatttgggtGGGTCAACGAGGAGTGA